A genome region from Drosophila simulans strain w501 chromosome 2R, Prin_Dsim_3.1, whole genome shotgun sequence includes the following:
- the LOC6733933 gene encoding G-protein coupled receptor dmsr-1 isoform X2 encodes MQETGSPMGHTHLHQRTPFNDTVLKDYHLTSTDIEKFVKLWQEFQMKNMTPQVDECQGYCQGEIYNWLRAYNSIHGYVSLMICIFGTIANILNIMVLTRKEMAKTPINNILKWLAVADMFVMLEYIPYTSYQYIYMGPGEKDLSYTWAVCLLVHMHFTQILHTISIGLTVTLAVWRYVAIRHPNGGCANFLLAHSREAILLPFILSPILCLPTYFVFQVRETYDVDKVNSEAMYHVYFDKDSVLYRFNFWIHSVLIKLLPCGILIVISAVLMHVLCEASRRRLKLRDYNNPAKYAIQLNLNETKSKKPPRCDRRNDRTTLLLVAVLVLFLITEFPQGLLGLLSGVMEKCFFAHCYPPFGELMDLLALINAAVGFVLYGLMSKQFRTTFRSLFMKRHFGSTEMTRLTRVTTTCV; translated from the exons ATGCAGGAGACCGGCAGTCCAATGGGACATACCCATTTGCACCAGCGGACTCCTTTCAACGACACGGTCCTGAAGGACTATCATCTCACTAGCACCGATATCGAGAAGTTCGTAAAGCTATGGCAGGAGTTCCAGATGAAGAACATGACCCCTCAGGTGGATGAGTGCCAGGGCTATTGCCAGGGGGAAATATACAACTGGTTGCGAGCCTACAACAGCATCCATGGATACGTTTCGCTGATG ATTTGCATTTTCGGGACAATAGCAAACATCTTGAACATAATGGTCCTGACCAGAAAGGAAATGGCCAAGACGcccataaataatatacttaagTGGTTGGCGGTGGCCGATATGTTTGTGATGCTGGAATATATACCCTATACATCGTAtcagtacatatatatggggCCAG GTGAAAAAGATTTGAGCTACACCTGGGCGGTTTGTCTGCTGGTCCACATGCACTTCACCCAGATCCTGCATACGATTTCCATTGGACTGACTGTCACGCTGGCGGTGTGGCGTTATGTGGCTATCAG ACATCCGAACGGGGGCTGTGCCAACTTCCTGCTAGCACATTCCCGGGAGGCGATCCTCCTGCCCTTCATCCTGTCGCCGATCCTCTGCCTGCCCACGTACTTTGTGTTCCAGGTGCGTGAGACGTACGACGTGGACAAGGTCAACTCGGAGGCCATGTATCACGTTTACTTCGATAAGGACTCGGTGCTCTACAG ATTCAACTTCTGGATACATTCCGTGCTCATCAAACTTCTGCCATGTGGCATATTAATTGTGATCAGTGCAGTACTTATGCACGTTTTGTGCGAGGCATCGAGACGTCGCTTGAAGCTGAGGGATTACAACAATCCCGCCAAATATGCCATCCAGCTAAATCTGAATGAAACCAAATCCAAGAA GCCGCCTCGCTGTGATCGCCGAAACGATCGGACTACCCTTTTGCTGGTTGCCGTGCTGGTTTTGTTTCTGATCACGGAGTTTCCTCAGGGATTACTCGGTCTGCTGTCCGGGGTGATGGAGAAGTGCTTCTTCGCCCACTGCTATCCGCCGTTTGGAGAGCTGATGGATCTGCTGGCGCTGATCAACGCCGCCGTGGGATTCGTGCTGTACGGTCTGATGTCGAAACAGTTCCGGACCACCTTCCGATCGCTCTTCATGAAGCGGCACTTTGGCAGCACCGAAATGACCAGGTTGACCCGCGTAACCACGACGTGCGTCTAA
- the LOC6733933 gene encoding G-protein coupled receptor dmsr-1 isoform X1: MQETGSPMGHTHLHQRTPFNDTVLKDYHLTSTDIEKFVKLWQEFQMKNMTPQVDECQGYCQGEIYNWLRAYNSIHGYVSLMICIFGTIANILNIMVLTRKEMAKTPINNILKWLAVADMFVMLEYIPYTSYQYIYMGPGEKDLSYTWAVCLLVHMHFTQILHTISIGLTVTLAVWRYVAISQMLPSLFHRHPNGGCANFLLAHSREAILLPFILSPILCLPTYFVFQVRETYDVDKVNSEAMYHVYFDKDSVLYRFNFWIHSVLIKLLPCGILIVISAVLMHVLCEASRRRLKLRDYNNPAKYAIQLNLNETKSKKPPRCDRRNDRTTLLLVAVLVLFLITEFPQGLLGLLSGVMEKCFFAHCYPPFGELMDLLALINAAVGFVLYGLMSKQFRTTFRSLFMKRHFGSTEMTRLTRVTTTCV; encoded by the exons ATGCAGGAGACCGGCAGTCCAATGGGACATACCCATTTGCACCAGCGGACTCCTTTCAACGACACGGTCCTGAAGGACTATCATCTCACTAGCACCGATATCGAGAAGTTCGTAAAGCTATGGCAGGAGTTCCAGATGAAGAACATGACCCCTCAGGTGGATGAGTGCCAGGGCTATTGCCAGGGGGAAATATACAACTGGTTGCGAGCCTACAACAGCATCCATGGATACGTTTCGCTGATG ATTTGCATTTTCGGGACAATAGCAAACATCTTGAACATAATGGTCCTGACCAGAAAGGAAATGGCCAAGACGcccataaataatatacttaagTGGTTGGCGGTGGCCGATATGTTTGTGATGCTGGAATATATACCCTATACATCGTAtcagtacatatatatggggCCAG GTGAAAAAGATTTGAGCTACACCTGGGCGGTTTGTCTGCTGGTCCACATGCACTTCACCCAGATCCTGCATACGATTTCCATTGGACTGACTGTCACGCTGGCGGTGTGGCGTTATGTGGCTATCAG CCAAATGTTACCATCTCTATTCCACAGACATCCGAACGGGGGCTGTGCCAACTTCCTGCTAGCACATTCCCGGGAGGCGATCCTCCTGCCCTTCATCCTGTCGCCGATCCTCTGCCTGCCCACGTACTTTGTGTTCCAGGTGCGTGAGACGTACGACGTGGACAAGGTCAACTCGGAGGCCATGTATCACGTTTACTTCGATAAGGACTCGGTGCTCTACAG ATTCAACTTCTGGATACATTCCGTGCTCATCAAACTTCTGCCATGTGGCATATTAATTGTGATCAGTGCAGTACTTATGCACGTTTTGTGCGAGGCATCGAGACGTCGCTTGAAGCTGAGGGATTACAACAATCCCGCCAAATATGCCATCCAGCTAAATCTGAATGAAACCAAATCCAAGAA GCCGCCTCGCTGTGATCGCCGAAACGATCGGACTACCCTTTTGCTGGTTGCCGTGCTGGTTTTGTTTCTGATCACGGAGTTTCCTCAGGGATTACTCGGTCTGCTGTCCGGGGTGATGGAGAAGTGCTTCTTCGCCCACTGCTATCCGCCGTTTGGAGAGCTGATGGATCTGCTGGCGCTGATCAACGCCGCCGTGGGATTCGTGCTGTACGGTCTGATGTCGAAACAGTTCCGGACCACCTTCCGATCGCTCTTCATGAAGCGGCACTTTGGCAGCACCGAAATGACCAGGTTGACCCGCGTAACCACGACGTGCGTCTAA